A genomic stretch from Chitinophaga lutea includes:
- a CDS encoding DUF5690 family protein — MRFITKKLQQPSGLFFIAWCLTASFGTYFCMYAFRKPFNTGLYADLYLWGLGYKTILLIAQVLGYMVSKFAGIKVISELKPSQRIPLIAGLIVFSELALLGFGLVPFPYNFVFLFFNGLPLGMVWGVIFSFLEGRRFTELLGMGLSISIIAASGILKTIYFEVQGMLPFITEFWMPFSIGLLFLPLFFLFIWMLSVIPAPSETDVLLRAERVPMTPADKTTIIRQYGPGLLCIVLIYCLLTTMRDFRDNFSVEIWNEISGKHWHKNVLAQTELISTVIVIVCVGSLSLIRNNIRGLRATQALMAGGLLLTGGSSLLFSQQVIGPYTWMLTLGTGLFLAYIPIQMAIFERLIALFKMKANAGFFVYACDATGYLGSVGLMLYREFFMKDLRWSKVLMQFSYVLCFASLGLLLLSVIFFNRKQGILRRLQHQQQPTPPAGLQNITAY; from the coding sequence GTGAGATTTATTACGAAAAAATTGCAGCAGCCTTCGGGGTTATTCTTTATTGCCTGGTGCCTGACCGCCTCCTTCGGCACGTATTTTTGCATGTACGCCTTCCGCAAGCCATTTAACACGGGACTGTATGCCGACCTCTATTTATGGGGACTCGGCTACAAAACCATCCTGCTCATTGCCCAGGTGCTGGGTTACATGGTGTCCAAGTTTGCCGGTATTAAAGTCATCTCCGAACTGAAACCCTCGCAAAGAATCCCGCTGATCGCGGGCCTGATCGTTTTCTCAGAGCTAGCGCTGCTGGGGTTCGGCCTGGTACCCTTTCCCTACAACTTCGTTTTCCTGTTTTTCAACGGCCTGCCGCTGGGAATGGTATGGGGCGTGATCTTCAGTTTCCTCGAAGGCCGGCGGTTTACCGAACTGCTCGGCATGGGCCTTAGCATCAGCATCATCGCCGCTTCCGGTATTTTAAAAACCATCTACTTCGAAGTACAAGGCATGTTGCCCTTTATCACCGAATTCTGGATGCCTTTCAGCATCGGACTGCTTTTCCTTCCGCTGTTCTTTCTTTTTATCTGGATGCTGTCCGTAATACCCGCACCGTCCGAAACGGACGTATTACTGCGGGCGGAACGGGTGCCGATGACGCCTGCCGATAAAACGACCATCATCCGTCAGTATGGGCCGGGGCTGCTGTGCATCGTGCTGATCTATTGCCTGCTGACCACCATGCGCGACTTCCGCGACAATTTTTCCGTGGAAATATGGAATGAAATATCCGGCAAACACTGGCATAAGAATGTGCTGGCGCAAACGGAACTGATCAGCACCGTCATCGTAATCGTGTGCGTGGGGTCCCTCTCCCTCATCCGCAACAACATCCGTGGCCTGCGGGCCACGCAGGCGCTGATGGCGGGCGGCCTGCTGCTCACCGGCGGCAGTTCGCTACTGTTCAGCCAGCAGGTGATCGGCCCCTACACCTGGATGCTGACGCTGGGCACAGGATTGTTCCTTGCCTACATCCCCATCCAGATGGCCATTTTCGAAAGGCTCATCGCCCTCTTCAAAATGAAAGCCAACGCCGGCTTTTTTGTATATGCCTGCGATGCCACAGGCTACCTGGGCAGCGTGGGACTGATGCTGTACCGTGAATTTTTCATGAAAGACCTGCGCTGGAGCAAAGTGCTGATGCAGTTCAGCTATGTGCTTTGCTTCGCCAGCCTGGGACTGCTGCTGCTGTCCGTGATCTTCTTTAACCGCAAACAGGGTATCCTGCGGCGCCTTCAGCATCAACAGCAGCCCACCCCTCCGGCAGGATTGCAAAACATTACCGCATATTGA
- a CDS encoding 2-aminoethylphosphonate--pyruvate transaminase: MMKKLLFTPGPLSTSRTVKEAALEDMGSRDEAFISTIRYIREELLQLGHVSKAEGYETVIIQGSGTFGVESVISSAIGENDRLLILSNGAYGERIVKMAAVHRLAHDVIRFDEDTITAPAAVEAFLQQHPGITHVACIHSETTTGLFNPIEDIGAICAAHGKTFIVDAMSSFGGVDIHIKNCHIQYLVSSSNKCIEGIPGFAFVIAERRALERTKGQARTLSLDLYEQWHGLETSGQFRFTPPTLSMMAFQQALRELQEEGGIKAREQRYKTNKALLDSGMAALGFRQYLRPDIQGHIITSFLYPDDPAFDFGQFYQKLSDRNFVIYPGKLSKTNAFRIGNIGQIFPDDVKALVKAIGEIMQETTPPVQP; the protein is encoded by the coding sequence ATGATGAAGAAGTTATTATTTACACCCGGCCCGCTCTCCACATCCCGCACGGTCAAAGAAGCCGCGCTGGAAGACATGGGCTCACGCGATGAAGCATTTATCAGCACCATCCGTTACATCCGGGAAGAGCTGCTGCAACTCGGCCACGTTTCGAAAGCCGAAGGCTATGAAACCGTGATCATACAGGGCTCGGGCACCTTCGGGGTGGAAAGCGTGATCAGCAGCGCCATCGGCGAAAACGACCGCCTGCTCATCCTCAGCAATGGCGCTTATGGAGAGCGCATCGTAAAAATGGCCGCCGTGCACCGCCTGGCGCACGATGTGATCCGGTTTGACGAAGACACCATCACAGCACCTGCCGCGGTGGAAGCGTTTTTACAACAGCACCCCGGCATTACGCACGTGGCCTGCATCCACAGCGAAACCACTACCGGGCTCTTTAATCCCATCGAGGACATTGGGGCCATTTGCGCCGCACACGGCAAAACATTCATCGTGGATGCCATGAGCAGTTTCGGCGGAGTCGACATCCACATCAAAAACTGTCACATCCAATACCTCGTTTCATCGTCCAACAAGTGCATCGAAGGCATACCAGGCTTCGCATTCGTGATCGCCGAGCGCCGGGCGCTGGAACGAACAAAAGGGCAGGCACGTACCCTCAGCCTCGACCTGTACGAACAATGGCATGGCCTGGAAACGAGCGGCCAGTTCCGGTTCACACCACCTACTCTGAGCATGATGGCCTTCCAGCAGGCGCTGCGTGAATTGCAGGAAGAAGGCGGCATCAAAGCCCGGGAGCAGCGCTACAAAACCAACAAGGCACTACTCGACAGCGGGATGGCCGCGCTCGGTTTCCGGCAATACCTCCGCCCGGACATCCAGGGGCATATCATCACTTCATTTTTGTACCCCGATGACCCGGCCTTTGATTTTGGGCAATTTTACCAGAAGCTCAGCGACCGCAACTTCGTGATCTATCCCGGCAAACTCAGCAAAACCAATGCTTTCCGGATAGGGAACATCGGCCAGATTTTCCCGGACGATGTGAAGGCACTGGTAAAAGCCATCGGCGAGATCATGCAGGAAACGACACCCCCCGTTCAACCATAA
- the phnY gene encoding phosphonoacetaldehyde dehydrogenase, whose protein sequence is MIETLVSGSALALTGYIAGEPVQSGEKLVVKSPYDDRVAGTVTLAGREHTEAAITAALKGGAKLSRYDRFAILDKTRQLLEARKEEFAQLITAESGLCLRETRYEVGRARDVLHFAALEALKDDGQIFSCDISPQGKARKIFTLREPLQLAVAITPFNHPLNQVAHKIAPAIASGTPVILKPSEKTPLTAIRLAELLYEAGLPHYMLSVLLGPTKEVAEVLVKDPRVELVSFTGSVAVGKHIAQEAGYKKVILELGGNDPLIILEDADMELAVTLAAEGAYRNSGQRCTAVKRILVQESIHDEFVQRLVERTKEYVCGDPAHADTRVGTVIDEPAAIYLEDVVKKAVAAGARVLQGGRREGALLEPTVIVDVPRDAQMVVQESFGPLAPVMKVKDLEDAIQLANSTAFGLSSGIVTRDMEKAIYAVKHLRMGTVNINEVPGYRIENSPFGGVKDSGLGIKEGVIEAMKCFTYVKTFSLPW, encoded by the coding sequence ATGATAGAAACGCTTGTTTCCGGCAGCGCCCTGGCGCTCACCGGGTATATCGCCGGCGAACCGGTCCAGTCCGGGGAAAAGCTGGTTGTTAAAAGTCCCTATGATGACCGTGTGGCCGGTACCGTTACCCTTGCCGGCCGGGAGCATACTGAAGCGGCCATTACTGCGGCGCTCAAAGGCGGCGCGAAACTGTCGAGGTACGACCGCTTTGCTATCCTCGACAAGACCCGGCAACTGCTCGAGGCCCGCAAGGAAGAATTTGCGCAGCTGATCACTGCAGAGTCCGGCCTGTGCCTGCGCGAAACCCGCTACGAGGTGGGGCGTGCAAGGGACGTGCTGCACTTTGCCGCGCTGGAAGCGCTCAAGGACGATGGGCAGATTTTTTCGTGCGACATCTCCCCGCAGGGAAAAGCACGAAAAATATTCACGCTCCGTGAGCCCCTGCAACTCGCCGTGGCCATCACGCCGTTCAATCATCCACTTAACCAGGTGGCGCATAAAATCGCACCGGCTATTGCTTCCGGCACGCCGGTGATTTTAAAACCGTCCGAAAAAACACCGCTCACGGCTATCCGCCTGGCGGAACTGCTCTACGAAGCGGGCCTGCCGCATTACATGCTGAGCGTGCTGCTCGGCCCAACGAAAGAAGTGGCCGAAGTGCTCGTGAAAGATCCGCGCGTGGAACTGGTGTCGTTTACCGGCAGTGTGGCGGTGGGCAAGCACATCGCGCAAGAGGCGGGATACAAAAAAGTGATACTGGAACTGGGTGGCAACGATCCGCTGATCATCCTCGAAGATGCGGATATGGAGCTGGCGGTTACACTCGCTGCCGAAGGCGCTTACCGGAACTCCGGCCAGCGCTGCACCGCGGTGAAGCGCATCCTGGTGCAGGAAAGCATACACGACGAATTTGTGCAACGCCTCGTGGAGCGCACCAAAGAATATGTGTGCGGCGACCCGGCGCATGCCGATACGCGGGTAGGTACGGTGATCGATGAACCGGCTGCGATCTATCTGGAAGACGTGGTAAAAAAAGCCGTAGCCGCAGGCGCCCGCGTATTGCAGGGCGGCCGGCGCGAAGGGGCGCTGCTGGAGCCGACCGTGATCGTGGATGTGCCGCGCGACGCGCAGATGGTGGTGCAGGAGTCATTCGGACCGCTGGCGCCCGTAATGAAAGTGAAAGATCTGGAAGATGCGATACAGCTTGCTAATAGCACGGCTTTCGGGCTGTCGTCGGGGATTGTGACGCGCGATATGGAAAAGGCGATTTATGCCGTGAAGCATTTGCGGATGGGTACCGTGAACATCAACGAGGTGCCCGGTTACCGCATTGAGAATTCTCCGTTCGGGGGGGTTAAAGATTCCGGTTTAGGTATAAAAGAAGGGGTGATTGAGGCGATGAAATGTTTTACCTACGTGAAAACATTCTCCCTGCCCTGGTAG
- the phnA gene encoding phosphonoacetate hydrolase: MSISTTSFTVNNKTYSPPARPVVVICLDGSADEYLDATMARDRMPNLKKMTQAGYRGMVRGALPSFTNVNNSSIVTGVTPAVHGICGNFFFDTRRGEEVMMNSSEYLRAETILAAAANAGRKVAVVTAKEKLRDILSHKMNGIAFSAEKANQAQVATHGIGNVEEVLGLPTPAIYSADASLFVLRAGVAMIEKGMADFLYLSLTDYMQHTYAPEDEPSLAFYEAIDHELGRLLAQGTVVGATADHGMNAKQKADGSPNVLFIETMLTAQFGEGFRVICPITDPYVKHHGALGSYVAVHLPEGADEADVAAWLQQQPGITEVHNKAMAVHLLEQPEDRIGDLVVLSARDVVVGRTPAHHDLSALDSGLRSHGGRYEEMVPLLISHPLRAEYKGKAAGDPRNFDVFDFTVNGTYFN; encoded by the coding sequence ATGTCTATTTCCACCACTTCATTCACCGTCAATAACAAAACTTACAGCCCTCCGGCCCGCCCGGTAGTGGTGATTTGCCTCGATGGGTCGGCAGATGAGTATCTCGACGCCACGATGGCCCGCGATCGCATGCCGAACCTCAAAAAGATGACCCAGGCCGGCTACCGCGGCATGGTCAGAGGGGCGCTGCCGTCGTTCACCAACGTCAACAACTCTTCGATCGTAACGGGCGTCACCCCGGCAGTACACGGTATCTGCGGGAACTTTTTCTTCGATACCCGCCGCGGTGAAGAAGTGATGATGAATTCCAGCGAATACCTGCGGGCGGAAACCATCCTGGCCGCCGCAGCCAACGCCGGCCGCAAGGTGGCGGTGGTTACGGCCAAAGAAAAGCTCCGCGACATCCTCAGCCATAAAATGAACGGCATCGCCTTTTCCGCCGAAAAAGCCAATCAGGCCCAGGTGGCCACGCATGGCATCGGCAATGTGGAAGAAGTGCTGGGCCTCCCCACGCCGGCCATTTACAGCGCCGACGCGAGCCTGTTCGTACTGCGGGCAGGGGTAGCGATGATCGAAAAAGGCATGGCCGATTTCCTGTACCTCTCACTCACCGATTATATGCAGCATACCTATGCGCCCGAAGACGAGCCTTCACTGGCGTTCTACGAGGCTATAGACCATGAGCTGGGCCGCCTGCTGGCCCAGGGCACAGTGGTAGGCGCTACGGCGGACCATGGCATGAACGCCAAACAGAAAGCAGACGGCTCCCCCAATGTGCTTTTCATCGAAACCATGCTTACCGCACAGTTCGGCGAAGGGTTCCGGGTAATCTGCCCCATCACCGATCCTTATGTGAAACACCACGGTGCACTGGGTTCCTATGTGGCGGTGCATTTGCCGGAAGGGGCCGATGAGGCTGATGTGGCGGCCTGGCTGCAGCAACAGCCTGGCATCACGGAAGTGCACAATAAAGCCATGGCGGTACATCTGCTGGAGCAGCCGGAAGACCGCATCGGCGACCTGGTGGTACTCAGCGCGCGCGACGTGGTAGTGGGCCGTACTCCGGCGCACCACGACCTTTCCGCGCTCGACAGCGGCCTTCGCTCTCACGGCGGCCGTTACGAAGAAATGGTGCCCCTGCTGATTTCGCACCCGTTGCGCGCCGAATATAAAGGCAAAGCCGCCGGCGACCCGCGCAACTTCGACGTATTTGATTTCACCGTGAATGGTACATACTTTAACTGA
- a CDS encoding helix-turn-helix domain-containing protein gives MQEDIIIQISNKIKEKRKAKGITVQELADKADVSKGLISQIENNRTVPSLLVLVNIIRALNLDMNEFFMDINQHKQAAKVLIKRKDEYQAFEKESAKGFQYKRILTRSIKGGPTDFVLLELKQGARRNQIVKTDAYEYKYVIRGTVEYLINGETHILHSGDSIFFDGRLGHKPSNVGDDDALLLVIYFFQETEK, from the coding sequence ATGCAAGAAGATATTATCATCCAGATCAGTAACAAGATCAAGGAGAAACGTAAGGCAAAAGGGATTACCGTTCAGGAACTGGCGGATAAAGCGGACGTGAGCAAAGGGCTGATCTCCCAGATCGAAAATAACCGTACGGTGCCGTCGCTACTGGTGCTGGTCAATATCATCCGCGCCCTGAACCTGGACATGAACGAGTTTTTCATGGACATCAACCAGCACAAGCAGGCCGCCAAAGTGCTGATCAAACGAAAAGACGAATACCAGGCTTTCGAAAAGGAAAGCGCCAAAGGTTTCCAGTATAAACGCATCCTTACCCGCAGCATCAAGGGCGGCCCCACCGACTTCGTACTGCTGGAACTTAAACAGGGCGCCCGTCGCAACCAGATCGTCAAAACGGACGCCTACGAATACAAATACGTGATCAGGGGTACCGTGGAATACCTCATCAACGGCGAAACCCACATCCTCCACAGCGGCGACTCCATCTTTTTCGACGGCCGCCTCGGCCATAAACCTTCCAACGTCGGGGACGACGATGCCTTGCTGCTGGTTATTTACTTCTTCCAGGAAACGGAGAAATAG
- a CDS encoding MarC family protein: protein MFSLDQIITVGFTLFAVIDILGSIPILLSLKEKIGEINAVKATLASGVLMVVFLLVGEAFLKLMSVDLQSFAVAGSIVIFIIGLEMILGIEFFKSDQDTKTGSLVPIAFPLIAGSGTLTTIMSLKADFGDYNILAGILVNLIIIYAVLRSLSWIERILGKAGLMVVRKFFGVILLAIAVRIFKSNIGTL from the coding sequence ATGTTCAGTTTAGACCAGATCATCACCGTTGGATTTACCCTGTTTGCCGTGATCGACATCCTGGGGTCGATCCCCATCCTGCTGTCGCTGAAGGAAAAGATCGGCGAGATCAATGCCGTAAAGGCCACGCTGGCTTCGGGCGTGCTGATGGTGGTGTTTCTGCTGGTGGGAGAAGCCTTCCTGAAGCTCATGAGCGTAGACTTGCAGTCCTTTGCGGTGGCGGGCTCCATCGTGATCTTCATCATCGGGCTGGAGATGATACTGGGCATTGAGTTTTTCAAAAGCGACCAGGACACCAAGACCGGGAGCCTCGTACCCATCGCCTTCCCCCTGATCGCCGGCTCCGGTACACTCACCACTATTATGTCGTTAAAGGCCGATTTCGGCGATTATAATATCCTGGCGGGCATCCTGGTGAACCTGATCATTATCTACGCCGTACTGCGCTCCCTGAGCTGGATAGAGCGCATCCTCGGAAAGGCGGGACTGATGGTGGTGCGCAAGTTTTTCGGGGTGATTCTGCTGGCTATTGCGGTGCGTATTTTCAAGAGCAATATCGGTACTTTATAA
- a CDS encoding phage integrase SAM-like domain-containing protein produces MHPIRALIRVPIRVPIFEVPEFFSTPCHLQTTLKTFVMQVLQKLSLRLYRRASKTDKDGCAPIYCKVTIDGMEDVLSSGIKVQLDDWDKDDKVVRPTHPEYKAHNKRLRQLVTDLERHFDLVVAKNGVALPGQVIESYQTPVNGAKMREEKQANAALSAEVDRVLPQVIQYFTLQERAENRRLGHNMEHIQKELEQLKTVLQQQLPALIKKANKLFDDKSWTKTFMLAMDESLIHFLQQVINGNGSYNTLKKKWNTKNRWSEFLNTRYNVSDMHFNLLESKILDAFVLNEQNIYQNQHNTIWKYVSVTKAVIARAILNKWIVVSPFVGYKFTYREPERKEWPTMEEMVKLIKHDFRGSHLEVVRDIFVYQSFAAPAYSELHRLSREQLITGIDGKLWADQDRRKTQSEETIPLLPICVEILEKYKNHPRCIRTGKMLPVPTGQYYNRCLKEIGEIVGIPCLKQSHQARYFFANEVAYEIVPDRQLIGKMMGQRDGKTINTYIKPKKKHIARGMDQIQKALYEGSGPLAPKEPDNSIVDGGAKVIQMPALNSGFSKLTT; encoded by the coding sequence ATGCATCCAATCCGGGCACTGATTCGGGTACCTATTCGGGTACCTATATTTGAGGTACCCGAATTTTTTTCAACGCCCTGCCACTTGCAAACGACATTAAAAACATTCGTTATGCAAGTGCTACAAAAATTATCACTCCGGCTTTATCGCCGGGCTTCGAAAACCGACAAGGACGGCTGCGCGCCTATTTATTGTAAAGTCACCATTGACGGGATGGAAGATGTGCTGTCATCCGGCATCAAGGTGCAGCTGGACGACTGGGACAAGGACGATAAAGTAGTCCGTCCCACCCATCCTGAGTATAAAGCCCACAACAAACGGCTCCGGCAACTCGTCACCGACCTGGAACGGCATTTTGATTTGGTCGTCGCCAAAAACGGCGTTGCGCTCCCCGGCCAGGTCATTGAATCCTATCAGACGCCGGTGAATGGCGCAAAAATGCGGGAGGAAAAACAGGCCAATGCGGCCCTGTCGGCGGAGGTAGACCGCGTTTTGCCGCAGGTGATCCAATATTTTACCCTACAGGAACGGGCCGAAAACCGCCGCCTCGGGCACAACATGGAACACATCCAAAAAGAACTGGAACAGCTAAAGACCGTGCTGCAGCAGCAGTTACCGGCCTTGATCAAAAAAGCCAACAAGCTATTCGACGACAAGAGCTGGACAAAAACCTTTATGCTCGCAATGGACGAAAGTTTGATCCACTTTTTGCAACAGGTCATCAATGGTAACGGTTCCTATAATACCCTGAAAAAAAAGTGGAATACCAAAAACCGGTGGAGCGAATTTCTCAATACCCGGTATAACGTTAGCGATATGCACTTTAATTTGCTGGAATCCAAAATACTCGATGCCTTTGTACTCAATGAACAAAACATTTATCAGAACCAGCATAACACGATCTGGAAATATGTGTCGGTGACAAAAGCCGTCATTGCAAGGGCCATCCTCAACAAATGGATTGTTGTCAGTCCATTTGTCGGCTACAAGTTTACCTACCGCGAACCGGAGCGCAAAGAATGGCCCACGATGGAGGAAATGGTGAAACTGATCAAACATGACTTCCGGGGGAGTCATTTGGAAGTGGTGCGGGATATATTCGTATACCAAAGTTTTGCAGCCCCGGCCTATTCTGAACTGCACCGACTGAGCCGGGAGCAGCTGATCACCGGCATTGACGGAAAACTGTGGGCCGATCAGGATCGTCGCAAAACTCAATCCGAAGAAACGATCCCCCTGCTGCCGATCTGCGTAGAAATTTTAGAAAAATACAAAAATCACCCCCGCTGCATCCGCACCGGCAAGATGCTGCCCGTACCCACCGGCCAGTACTACAATCGATGCCTCAAGGAAATTGGCGAGATCGTTGGCATCCCCTGCCTGAAACAAAGCCATCAGGCCCGATACTTTTTTGCCAACGAGGTAGCCTATGAAATTGTTCCCGACCGGCAGCTGATCGGCAAGATGATGGGGCAGCGGGATGGTAAAACGATTAACACCTATATCAAACCGAAAAAGAAACATATTGCCCGCGGGATGGATCAGATACAGAAAGCGTTGTACGAAGGCAGCGGGCCACTCGCACCAAAAGAGCCGGATAACAGCATAGTGGACGGTGGGGCAAAGGTGATACAGATGCCGGCTTTAAACAGCGGGTTCAGCAAATTGACGACCTGA
- a CDS encoding Crp/Fnr family transcriptional regulator: protein MDFSSKGHPDEKGVPEPALPVAGVDPSGMGSEQKMILLRQYCLSLPSRTGQPLMVPEAELSVLADCMAFRMFDKGTQILAAGDTEEWLHLVVAGIVRRYFIRRGDQVTAQFAMEGQLAGSEVSFYSDSLSNYFLEAVTKTTMLSLPRTRFLELRAGSHFISRLVRMMMISFLIERARVDAWLRLDVRTQMKALLDSHPEYFIRIQHKLLATYLDVSPETFSRVKNEVVGQLVKDV from the coding sequence ATGGATTTTTCTTCAAAGGGGCACCCGGATGAAAAAGGCGTGCCGGAACCGGCATTACCGGTCGCCGGGGTAGATCCTTCGGGGATGGGCAGTGAACAGAAAATGATACTGCTACGGCAATATTGTTTAAGTCTTCCGTCCCGTACGGGCCAACCCTTGATGGTCCCCGAGGCAGAACTGAGTGTCTTAGCGGACTGCATGGCGTTTCGGATGTTTGATAAAGGCACTCAAATATTGGCGGCGGGCGATACCGAAGAGTGGCTGCATCTGGTGGTTGCTGGCATCGTGCGCCGGTATTTTATCAGGAGGGGTGATCAGGTGACGGCGCAATTTGCGATGGAAGGCCAGTTGGCCGGCTCTGAGGTCTCCTTCTACAGCGACAGCCTATCCAACTACTTTTTGGAAGCGGTTACCAAAACCACGATGCTGTCACTGCCCAGAACCCGGTTTCTGGAATTGAGGGCCGGCAGTCATTTTATCAGCCGTTTGGTGAGAATGATGATGATTTCCTTTTTGATTGAACGTGCGAGGGTAGATGCCTGGCTGCGACTGGACGTGCGAACGCAAATGAAGGCGTTGTTGGATAGCCACCCGGAATATTTCATACGCATTCAGCACAAGCTACTGGCAACCTATCTGGACGTATCGCCCGAAACTTTTAGCCGGGTGAAAAATGAGGTGGTGGGCCAGCTGGTGAAAGATGTGTGA
- a CDS encoding helix-turn-helix domain-containing protein: MSPSFQLQQATMPSTPDQPVTVADLNAFKKELLTEIRTLFEMAAPAPKKWLKSYQVKQLLGISHGTLQTMRANGSLPYARIGNLIYYDQYELDKILAERQQNRCYQPTKANRTQKQ, translated from the coding sequence ATGTCACCATCATTCCAGCTACAGCAGGCAACGATGCCATCCACGCCGGATCAGCCGGTAACAGTGGCCGACCTAAATGCTTTCAAAAAGGAACTACTGACCGAAATCCGGACACTTTTTGAAATGGCGGCCCCTGCGCCCAAAAAATGGTTAAAATCCTATCAGGTAAAGCAGTTGCTGGGTATTTCCCACGGTACGCTGCAAACGATGCGGGCCAATGGCTCACTGCCGTACGCCCGCATCGGGAACCTGATCTACTATGATCAGTATGAATTAGACAAGATTTTGGCTGAACGGCAACAAAACCGCTGCTACCAGCCTACCAAAGCAAACCGTACACAAAAACAATAA
- a CDS encoding plasmid mobilization protein produces MRKGQTKGEAGLTKLVWTRLTEKQYTRLQRVLDGTKGETLSSLIRKILQRQQIRIYVEEESMHATMEELAAIRAEIKAIGHNINQITRHFNGHPELHERVWSAKEALSSYTNMEAKTDQLLAIISKLAKKWLQNSN; encoded by the coding sequence ATGAGAAAAGGCCAAACAAAAGGCGAGGCAGGATTGACAAAACTGGTCTGGACACGGCTCACGGAAAAACAATACACCCGGCTGCAAAGGGTGTTGGATGGCACCAAAGGCGAAACCCTCAGCAGCCTGATCCGCAAAATCCTCCAGCGGCAGCAGATCAGGATCTATGTCGAAGAAGAATCCATGCACGCCACGATGGAAGAACTGGCTGCCATCCGCGCCGAAATTAAGGCCATCGGTCACAACATTAACCAGATCACTCGGCATTTCAACGGGCATCCGGAACTCCACGAAAGGGTGTGGTCAGCAAAAGAGGCACTCTCCAGCTACACCAACATGGAAGCAAAAACCGACCAGCTTCTCGCCATTATTTCAAAACTCGCCAAAAAGTGGTTGCAAAATTCAAATTGA
- a CDS encoding relaxase/mobilization nuclease domain-containing protein, with translation MNDALAYNENKVSKGQARLIMAYRFAANVEELSFGEKLRRFTLLNDRAPNISNNTAHIFLSFHSNEKSLLTDERLASIAQSYMEQIGFGGQPYLVYTHTDTANPHLHIVTTPILVTGRTINCHNIGKRLSAPARKQIEAAFHLIPAEKSRQLAPEELKPLNFRYQYGKTPTMQEISKRVRYVLSAYRFTSLQEFNAVLRIHGIMAFTGNHGSRQALAGGLTYHAIDESGCKIGVPVAASNIATSPTLPHILKQCAKNAVTASRRNQRLVSKINEILDTHRPPQEIAAAFRAAKIYAVSDSKTAETFFIDGQNNAVIPATNIATQSNRENKPHHRFLDHRLPDQSSTTATLTYTILDELLRPTATVDQYAQFQKKKKKRQKGR, from the coding sequence ATGAATGACGCACTGGCATACAATGAAAACAAAGTTTCGAAGGGACAGGCACGGCTCATCATGGCCTATCGCTTCGCTGCTAACGTAGAAGAGTTGTCATTCGGGGAAAAGCTGCGCCGTTTTACCCTCCTGAACGACCGCGCCCCCAATATCTCCAATAACACTGCCCACATCTTTTTGAGCTTCCATAGCAACGAAAAGAGTCTCCTGACGGACGAGCGGCTCGCCTCGATTGCCCAAAGTTATATGGAGCAGATCGGTTTCGGGGGTCAACCATACCTGGTATACACCCACACTGACACCGCCAACCCGCACCTGCACATTGTGACGACCCCGATATTGGTAACTGGCCGAACCATCAACTGCCACAATATCGGCAAGCGCCTATCAGCCCCGGCCAGAAAACAGATCGAAGCGGCATTTCACCTGATCCCGGCAGAAAAGAGCCGTCAGCTGGCCCCGGAAGAACTAAAACCCTTAAACTTTCGCTATCAATATGGCAAAACGCCCACCATGCAGGAAATTTCAAAAAGGGTGCGCTATGTACTGTCCGCCTACCGGTTTACCAGTCTCCAGGAGTTTAATGCTGTTCTCCGCATCCACGGCATCATGGCATTTACGGGTAACCACGGCAGTAGGCAGGCACTTGCGGGCGGCCTTACTTATCACGCCATTGACGAATCCGGGTGCAAAATAGGTGTGCCGGTCGCAGCCAGTAATATTGCCACCAGCCCCACGCTGCCCCACATTTTGAAGCAATGCGCCAAAAATGCCGTGACCGCTTCCCGGCGCAATCAACGGCTGGTTTCAAAAATCAACGAAATATTGGACACCCATCGGCCTCCACAGGAAATAGCGGCAGCCTTTCGCGCCGCAAAAATCTACGCTGTCTCCGACAGCAAGACCGCAGAAACATTTTTTATCGACGGGCAAAATAATGCCGTCATTCCTGCCACCAACATCGCCACCCAAAGCAACCGTGAAAACAAACCACATCACCGGTTTCTCGACCACAGACTGCCCGATCAATCATCTACAACGGCTACGCTGACATACACCATTCTCGACGAACTACTTCGGCCTACAGCAACAGTTGACCAATACGCACAGTTTCAGAAAAAGAAGAAAAAGCGGCAAAAAGGAAGATAG